The following nucleotide sequence is from Vibrio sp. SCSIO 43136.
CTCGGAAACTGTCGTTAAAACGTGTGCCATTACTCACACCAGATACCTGAATGTCGTTAAACTGATCTTGAATAAATGCACTGTCTGTTAACTCCGCAGGCCAGACGAAAACGCCAGGTAGAAGCGGGTCATTGTCACTGCGTTTAAGCGTGCTAATTTGCGTGCCGTTGACCGTTAGCGTTACTGCATCAAGCGTCGAGTAGACTTTGACTTCTCGACTGGTTCGTTCGGTTAGGCTCTGATCAACAATCTTGACCATAGGTACCTCAGACCAGTTTGCTTGGTAGAGGTAATACTGATCTTTTTTGGTGGTATGATCGAACTTCACCAGCCCTTTATCATTTCGACCTATGGTGTCCCCTTCATCTCGGGTAGCGACTGAGAAGTCGAACATGTTCCATACATAAGTGCCCCAAACCCAGTCACGCTGGTTGAATGCGGCAATGTGCCCTTCGTGATACAGATTACCCCACTGGGAGGAGTGATCCGCCATGACTGGCGTTTCGGTGGCGTATTCAGGAAGTGAACTCACACCTGCGCCGTATTCGCTCATACAAAATGGCAGGTTAGGGTACTCATCTTTGATTTGGTCGATGAAGCCGTTGATGTCTGAGATGTTGCCCACATACCAGCCAAAGTAGCGGTTATGACATGGCATCTCTACCGTATCCCAATCAGCATCACCGAGTTGGTCCATTAAAACTGTTGCCTGAGTACTCTTACGGTATGGCACGGTTTTACCAAATCGCGCACCAAACTCCTCTTTGATTACGTCAGATAAGTCTTGAAGCCATTTGGTGTTGGCATCGCTGTTTGGCATACCCAAACCAATTTCATTAGAGTTGCCAATTACCGCCATGGAAGGGTAGTTGAAGTTTTGACGGATCAGCGCTCGCATCTGCTCCTTGGCACTTTCAAGATATTCTGCCCCTGCGTTGCCATGTTCTTCAGGGGTTAAGTAAGTATTCACGATGGGCAGTTCAAGGTAGTTCAATAAACCTATCTGGTTGGAATACTCGCTGGAATCGAGAGCATGTGGGTAGTGGGAGAATCGAATGGAGTTTGCCCCCATCTCGCGCACCATATCCAAGTCATCTTCGCGCATTTCTTGAGTGGTTGACCAGCCAACAACGTCACGGTCTTGGTGCATAGCCACACCATTTAAGCGGTACTGCTTGCCGTTGAGCATAAAGCCTTTATCGGCATCAAAAGCAAAGTAACGCAGACCAAGAGGCTGTTCCACTTGGTCTACAAGTGTGGTTCCATCAAACACCTGCACCACAACTTGGTACAAGTAAGGGTCGTTAACACCATCCCACAGGTGAATATCTTGCAGTGTAAATTCTGATTCTACTTCAGTGACTTGGTTGGCTGCGACGTTAGCTGCGTTGATCGCCGTGTAAACAGTTTTCCCCGAGGCATCTAAAATAGTGGTGCGTACATTACCTTCAAACGCTTGGCCCGACTTGTTACGAACACGAATGTTTGAATAAATGTTTGAGTAGTCATCAGTGGTTTCTGTTTGCATGAAGTAGACGCCAGATGCGCCATAATCTTCGGCATCGATACCCACTTCACCAGTTTGAACAAGCTTCACACTACGATAGATCCCGCCGTAGTAGGTGTAATCCTGCCCAGTTTCCATCGGCAAGAAACCTTCATCGTGTACCGCTGCATCATATGGTCGGTTATCGAGACGGATTGCAATGGTGTTGTCGCCATCTTGGATGAAATCAGTGATATCAATACGAAAACGCATGAAACCACCAGTATGTTCACCT
It contains:
- a CDS encoding sugar-binding domain-containing protein, encoding MNRTFRISACSIAIGIALLAGGCNSDSDEASTTIDLPIFQSTPRSITNIDADWRYQMDFGEDAALAADFDDSGSEWQAINLPHSVDAEAVINADPVNNPHFRGLNTYRKTLNLAKIDGKRQYLEFDGAAMITEVYVNGQKAGEHTGGFMRFRIDITDFIQDGDNTIAIRLDNRPYDAAVHDEGFLPMETGQDYTYYGGIYRSVKLVQTGEVGIDAEDYGASGVYFMQTETTDDYSNIYSNIRVRNKSGQAFEGNVRTTILDASGKTVYTAINAANVAANQVTEVESEFTLQDIHLWDGVNDPYLYQVVVQVFDGTTLVDQVEQPLGLRYFAFDADKGFMLNGKQYRLNGVAMHQDRDVVGWSTTQEMREDDLDMVREMGANSIRFSHYPHALDSSEYSNQIGLLNYLELPIVNTYLTPEEHGNAGAEYLESAKEQMRALIRQNFNYPSMAVIGNSNEIGLGMPNSDANTKWLQDLSDVIKEEFGARFGKTVPYRKSTQATVLMDQLGDADWDTVEMPCHNRYFGWYVGNISDINGFIDQIKDEYPNLPFCMSEYGAGVSSLPEYATETPVMADHSSQWGNLYHEGHIAAFNQRDWVWGTYVWNMFDFSVATRDEGDTIGRNDKGLVKFDHTTKKDQYYLYQANWSEVPMVKIVDQSLTERTSREVKVYSTLDAVTLTVNGTQISTLKRSDNDPLLPGVFVWPAELTDSAFIQDQFNDIQVSGVSNGTRFNDSFRVFTNPYESTGATSGSVAIHQYTGSSDELLATISHLPEGTDYTKLQQLMTLDAGATWGNASNSTSALVDGDTFVVNAPNGNSRTYTVKDATSLSTYRNAYSSLIYQFMEGNPTDSQMFDGDVATTPMGMAGLTADNINNTISVDLDAVYFVEQVVPYRNDGILAASGNAKYTLTVKGDILGTDKVAYTDAINWEQGAIALDNGAQAIKRLELAVTGTEWQWNMNGMTIPLFGLSELNVYGGLIKSENSGLTIDYVNHEFSLDGSLADVAAIASNITAVDSLAVVTDAVTVELLDINGATATQVADLTQIKVSQTRNGNTYSELYTLK